In Lactuca sativa cultivar Salinas chromosome 5, Lsat_Salinas_v11, whole genome shotgun sequence, the DNA window TTAGAGCTTAGCAGTTTCTTCCTTGTTGTAGTGGTGAAGCAAATTGATTCTTCTGTTTTCAACTTTATTATAATGATATTCTATGAGGATCAATGGAAAGAGTTATTTAATCATTGTTACTCACGTCTTGAAAATAAATTATGGATTGGTTCTTTGGTTAGTTGCTGCAATCTGATATTACTTCTgcgatttttaagaaaaaaagaaCATGAAACTATTTTATAGTACCAAGGTGGACTTATTCATGTTAGCTACTTATTGTGGACATATCCTCTTTCCAGGCAGCACTTGCTCATAACGTTTAACAAACATCCCCTAAAGAAGGCTTTTGAAGCCATGAAGGCTGACACAAATGTTGTTGTTCATTATAGATTTATAGCATAAATTTTGATAGATATTGTCTGTTTTTATTAAAGCGTCGACAGAATTCCTTCTCCACAAAAAACTAACATCAGGAAATTCATGTAGGGATTGGGACCTTATTCCAACAGCATCAAGAAAGCTGAAAAGGATGTAAAGGAAATGGCCAAAAGGATCAATGATTTATGTGGTATGTCTTTTGTGATAACCTTTACTTAGATGAGCTACATTTCATAATGTAGATGATACTTCACATATGTTTTTTCAAAGATgatgtccattttgttcctaaactGTAGTTTTCCCCATCAACTATGATAGGTATCAAGGAGTCTGACACTGGTTTAGCCACACCTAGCCAATGGGATCTTGTTTCTGATAAACAAATGATGCAAGAGGAGCAACCACTTCAGGTTCAAATTCATCAAGAAAAGTTCCTTCATTTATCTTTTTTTCTTTGATGTTTTTCCTTCAAGAATGTTGTCTTGTTGTTGCAAGCAGGTGGCTAGATGCACAAAGATAATCAATCCAAACACAGAAGATGCAAAATACGTTATAAATGTCAAGCAAATCGCCAAGGTACACATATCCCACATTCCTAATTTTTCAACTCTATCCATATCATGAATTCATCTGATATATATATGTTCCTTTCTATAAATTCTCAGTTTGTTGTCGGGTTAGGTGACAAAGTTTCACCCACTGATATTGAAGAAGGCATGCGTGTTGGGTAAGCCTTATTATCTCTCCAACATTCTAAGAGTTTCCCAAATccataaattcattttttttttctttttaaattgcAGCGTTGATCGCAATAAATATCAGATTCAGATTCCATTACCTCCCAAGATTGATCCAAGTGTGACCATGATGACAGTGGAAGAAAAGCCAGATGTCACATATAACGATGTTGGTGGATGCAAAGAACAAATTGAAAAGATGAGAGAGGTTTGTAAATTACAAATTTGCCATAATCAAAACTATACATAATTTGTTTTCTATTATGAATGTATTATAGGTGGTTGAGCTACCAATGCTCCACCCTGAGAAATTTGTCCAGCTTGGAATCGACCCCCCAAAAGGTGTCCTCTGTTATGGTCCACCTGGCACTGGTAAAACCCTTTTAGCAAGAGCAGTTGCCAATCGAACTGATGCGTGTTTCATACGTGTCATTGGAAGTGAACTTGTTCAAAAGTATGTTGGTGAAGGGGCCCGCATGGTTCGTGAGCTCTTTCAAATGGCACGTTCAAAGAAAGCATGCATTgttttctttgatgaagttgatgcaATTGGTGGGGCCCGGTTTGATGATGGTGCTGGTGGTGATAATGAGGTTCAAAGAACCATGCTTGAAATTGTCAACCAACTTGATGGGTTCGATGCACGTGGTAACATCAAAGTTCTAATGGCCACAAATAGGTATGTTTTTGATACTTGAGTCACTTTTTATATCACATGGGTGATGGGACCCATTGTGATTTGAATGTGGTGATGATTGCAGACCAGATACATTGGACCCTGCATTGTTAAGACCTGGAAGATTGGATAGGAAAGTGGAATTTGGACTTCCGGATATGGAAAGTAGGACTCAGATATTCAAGATTCATACACGGACAATGAACTGTGAAAGAGATGTTCGGTTTGAACTTTTGGCTCGCCTTTGTCCGAATTCTACTGGTATGGACTATGGAATCAACCATTCCATTCCTTTTTGCTGATTCCGTTGTTGGATTTTGGAAGGTGACATGAATGAATGAATGTGTATATGAATGTGCAGGTGCGGATATCAGGAGTGTGTGTACAGAGGCTGGAATGTATGCGATTAGAGCAAGGAGGAAGACGGTGACAGAGAAGGATTTTCTTGATGCAGTGAATAAGGTGATTAAAGGGTATCAGAAGTTTAGTGCTACTCCTAAATACATGGTTTATAATTGATTTCGATTTCACTAGTCTTgttttatccattaagaccttattttCAGGCTAAAACCTATTTCTTCTTTTTGTATTTCCTTTGAAACCCATTTAGTTCTTATTTGCAGTTTCAATTCATAACGGTTCTCTAATAAACATcgcttgtttttatttttaagtttagacaaaagggtaaaatggtcattttatcgcTTGGTGGAAAAAAAAACCAGTCTTTGTTTATACAACGCATGCTTCAgagaaacattatttatacagTCATCACTTAATGAGGAAAATAAGACAAACCGAAATGTTTTTCTTTAGAAAATAACAATCCACTTTATAATATGCTCACAAAAGGTGCACTTCCAGAACACGAGTACATACAATTTGTATCAACATGCATAAAACATACACACAAAATAAATAACATGAGTAGGAGTCGGGTATTTACAACAAAATATACTAATACAATATAATATCTTTTAAGAATTTTGTGCCTCTTGTAAAGTGTTTCCCTTCCTTTTATCAACATATTATGCATCTATAGATAATGTTAAGCTTGTAGCAACATGCCACTTCCCCTTACTATACATGAGTGTTTATCTCCACAACTTTCATCAACTATTTAATGGTAAATGACTTGTCATTTTAGTCTTGTTTTGTTCCCATATCATTAAACATTAGGTATGGATTAAATCATTCGGTTCAATATTGGTTTCTTGATATGTGAATATGAATAAGATTATGAGACTTAATTGAACATTATGTCAATATCATATGAGTGTGGCCACACACTCAAATATACTCAATTCATCAAAGTTGCTTGTGAACTGATATCACACACCAATGATTAGAGGAAAAATCTATGTTGACTATTTGCCTTCGTGAACAAGTTTCACATCATATCTAATACTAACCTTAATAACTAATAAGTGCCTTGTTCCGAATGACATTTAGTTATGTCAAGGTATAAAGGTATAATGTTATGCTTTCTCAAAATATGTTAATAAAACAATCACATGAATTTATGCTCCATATGTTGTAATGCAATATAACAATATCACAatatatcagtgttgtaaaaataCCGACTAGCTCCCGATTAATCCTCATGCGCTACTTGACCGACTAGAGATAGTTATTTGAATGTCTATTGTATTATGGGTTATGTACGACTACACATTCATGAGGCATTTCTTGTGCGTTAGTTAAGGCTTGTTTTGCTTGCGGGTTTTTAGGATGTGAGAAACctagagatagatagatagagagagtttAGGAAGTGTAGTACTATGTATATGTCTAGCTGTATGCATGCATGTGAGGAGTATAATGGAGTGATGTAAAGTGACTTAGGAGTCTTAGGATGGACCTCAGAACAAGTATGGAAAGGTgttgaaggtagtattgggcccatattactaaaagcacaagatccatacttaGGACAACAGGTGTTTCAGGATTACCAGGGAGCTTGTAGGTGGGTATGCACGATGTGGGTTTGCACTATGCGTTGTTGTGCGTTGTTCTTGATGTGTTTccattatcttttagattcaggATGGCGACCTTCCATGTTAGAGATTCAAATTTGAGTGAGAAGGATGTCCGCGACATTATTGCTGTAGAGATTTCGAGGTTCATGAGGGAGGTTTGGCCTAGTAGGATAAGTACTGTCAGAGATGAGTTGATTCAGTTCTAGATGAGTGTATTAGGATTCTACGGGCCAAGTTGGAGGGCGGTCGGCCATGGGGTCATGTGGTTACCTTCAGGGAGTTTGATGCTGGTGGGGTTCCTCGTTTCTTTGGGAGTAGGGAGCCAATTACCGGTATGTGTTGGATTGCAGATGTGGAGAGTGCCTTTCATGCCAACTTTTGTCCGACGGAGGTCATGGTCAGATATGCGGAGTGTCTCTTGCACGATGGAGCTAAGGATTAATGGTGCGAGGTTGTCCAGGGCCTCGCCTCGAACCAGGTGCGTTCGAGTCTATGACCTGGAAGGATTTTGTTACCAGATTCAAAAGGGAGTTTGTGCTAGCGATTGAGGTTCAACAGTTGGCCTGAGAGTATTTGGCACTTGAACAGACTACAAAGTCGGTGGCTGGGATCATCGCCAAGTTCACGGAGAGAGCGTTGTTTTACTCACAATATGCGGCTTCGAAGGAGTCGAAGATGAATCGCTACCACGATATGTTGAGGACGGAGATCCGGGAGTTCGTGAGTATTTCTGAGCATAAGAGTCTTTCCAGTTTAGTAGAGGCAGTCAGGGAGAGAGAGTTGGAGTTGGAGACCCAATAGCAAAAAAGGAAGCATGATCAGGTCTATGCATCATCAACAACAAACAAGAAGGCCAAGGCGACTGATTGTCAGTCACGAGATCGAGAGACTTGTAGATTTTGCAATAGGTGTGGTTGGTCTCATTAGGATAGTTGTCGTACGCTAGTTTCTAGATGTTTCAGATGCAGTCAAGATGATCACTATCGTCAGGACTATAGTTAGAGGGAGTCAAGAGTATGTTTCCTTTGTAGTAAGACATGCCATGTTAAGGCTGATTGTCCCCCGAGAACGGATGAGATGGTTGGATCCAACACCTTTAACATGGCAGTTACCAGATGAATGACTTTGGACAACTGGAGTTTAAGTGTCAGGGTTTGAGTTATCAGTTCTTTATCTCGACCCGATGCTGCATTATTGATGTTATCAATATCTTTTTGTTTACATTTTAGTTATTTGTAATCAGGGATGATATGTTAAATGGTATCATTTTAATCGAATTTCGTTCTGTTTTGAGTATTTATTTATGGttggattgttgttgttgttgagggTATAGATGCATGATTGGAGCTCTTTGGTTTTGTTGGAAGGATTCTATATCTCTTTGCTTTTATGTTGGTATAGCTACATGGATCAAGTGGTGTAGTCATTGGTTTGTCTGGGAATTTTTTATATTGTTTTGAAATCATTGGAGTCTAGCCAatcccaagtaggggagaatatCCTTATCATATGAAAGGATTTCATGTTACATGACATCTCGAAGTTCGTATTCAAGGATGATGGGTGGAAGGTTCAGATGGTTGTCAGGTATGGAGCTCATGCAAAAATTATTGCTCGAAAGTAATTTGTGACCAAAGAAGAAGATGTTGAGAATTTAGGGTTATCTCGTCTGAAGACATGAAACATCGATGACGACGCAAGATCGAGTTAGCGGCTAGGATCAAGTTGAAGGTTATGTGAGATCCTCTCTGcctgttcttgtctgatgaaggcTTTAGGGTTCAAATCACGACCCAAACACCTGATGGGGTCTAGTAGCCTAGGGGCTAGTCTCATGTCAACTTTGCTTGTTATCTTCATAGTTTTGtttgaaagaccatgggggagcctatGACAATTGCAGGAGTATTGTAAGACTATTATTTGGCCTGTAGCATACACTTGGCTGAAATAGGCTAgaagtgattgtaagactatggttAGATCATAACATTCACATATGGAAGACCATGATTGGATCATGGAATGAATGACTGCAGCAGGGCTATAGTAATGGAAGTGATTGTAAGATTATGGTTAGATCATAGCATTCACAGATAAAAtaccatggttggatcatggcaTGAAAGACTGGAGCTGGGCTGTTGCAACGAaagtgattgtaagactatggttggatcatatCATTCATAGATGGAagaccatggttggatcatggcaGGAAAGACTACAGTTGGGCTGTAGCAATGGAAAtggttgtaagactgtgggataACCAAAACATTCACATGGTTTGAGGAAAAACCTTTATTGCttgtttttttgttgattttttagTTGTTTGCCTATCTGAGGGTAAGAGATTTTAGACCCGTGTTGTTTTATAGACTATTTTAGACGTCGTTTGTTGGGTTATATTTGAGGTATCGATTTTGGCGTCTGAGAGTGAAGTTGTCGGCTATGGTGGTGGGTTGTGGATTCCATCCTTTAGTTTATCAGTAAGATGACAAGGTCAGAGAGGTCTTGGTCGGATCATAATTGTGAGTTTTAGTCAGTGTGGCTGAGGTTCGGGTAACTTTGTTTGCCTGGAAGTCGGGCAGGGTGTAGAGTCTTCAGATTATGGCAATGAAAGTGAGTACTTTTCGTTTTTGGTTAGTGGTGATGTGTTGGCGATCGCTTCTTCGTCAGGACAGGTGTTCCTCACTAAGGATTGGTCCAACAACAATGTCGGAAGGTGGCTGTATATTTAAGGAATTATTTCAGACTTGCATTAGTCAAGGTTTAACTTTTGGAAGATTCCGCTTGGGTATGGTTTATGCACATGGTTTCGGAAATCCTCCTATTGGTGATTGTAGATGCTGAAACTTAGAGTGACTTTGAATGGTGGAAGGAAGTGGACTTTGATGAACCCACAAGGGTATGGAGGGTGTTTTATGAAGTAAATGGTAATGACatattttgaggacgaaatctaatgtaagtgggggagagatgTAACACATGTTTTCCATAAGTATTACTGTATTAGGTAAAGACTTATAGAGATAAAAAAATAGGGttttagagaaaaaaaaaactctgCCATGAGGTGATGCATGGATGCCCACGACAtgacataagttacatgaaacgTGTGTCTCTAGTGAGCTCCATGACGTGGCATGaggtggccacgacgtggcagctgttgcaacccaagcccatgattttagggtttttcccATATTAAAGGTTCTAAATATTGGTTAAGGGAATTTCCTTCATCCTCCACCTCTCcattttgaaaccctagcctccacgcATGATTGAGAGCTTGTTTGCTTAATAGAAGAGCTTGTTCTTGGATTTGGTAAAAGTTGAAGAATGAGGAAGTTCATATTGGTTCAAGGAAGCAAGGAGCTAGCTTAGGTCCATCATCTCCTTCATGTTTCTGAGTTATAAGAAGTATAAAGTTCACACCTTGAACCTTTTTCTTCTTATTTGAAGTTTGAGTccattttggatgattttggtccCTTCCATGGATGCTCTTGGATCAAACTCATAGCTTGTTATGGCTCTATATGGTTATTAGGTTCTATTGAGTTGTAACATCTTGATTTCTAGGCATTCCATTTTGACCCTTGGTTTGTGATTTGTTTGCAAAGCTAGTCCCTAATGACATTTTTGTAATATTAGGCCATGCATGTGGACGCTAGGCATACATGTCGagagtgcaaaccctaatttttagggtttggaccctatttaaacatcattatagCCCTATACTCTCTCTTAACTCCAACCTCCATCCCTCTTTGCCCTCATTTCAAAACCCTAAAGTGCGTGAGTGtattttgaagcttggagaatCATTTTGGTGCCCTTTTGGTGCTCTTGGTGGTGAAGGAAGAACCTTGGAGTTGTGGTGCTTCACTTAAAATTTTGGATCCAACAACTACTCTCCCTTGTGCATCTTTAGGAGGTATAAAACTCCAACCTTGATGAATATTTCATTAAGATCTAGTTTAAGCTTAAAGTTGGCATCTTTTGTCCCAAATCTTGATCTTTGTGAGTATGGAATACTCTAGGACTTTTTAGTTGTCTTTTTTAGAGGTTTTAGGATGTGATAAGTcttaaaaatatgatcttgggcATTAGTTTCTTTCCATGAATGATCTAGGTtgtcttaatgggtcaagaagcTAGGGTGTTTGATGTTGAGCTCTTAATAGCCAtgcaaaaccataaagttggaaactttatggttaagaacACCTTTCGAGGGCTAGATCTGGATTTTGGACGAAAGCGCTTaaagattaagctcttaatgggtagAATAGATGGCAGtcgcatacgctgggcgtaccaaagggTACACTACACGTACGTGGTCAACATCACGACTTTGGTCAAGCACGTACTACACCCCGCTTACGTGTTGAGTACGGCCAACGTACTCACCGAGTTGACTcatttgactttgacctgaaTTTTCACCaaagtttgacctaggggtattttgggtattttgagttgtatacCGAGTTTTGGCCACTGTATTTATAAAGGTGACTGGTAGAGTTGATTTCAGAGCAACGTATTGTTTCAACTTTTCATCtgtctgtgaggtgagtcttctcattgtatccatgggttgaaggcaccaatgttggcccattatTGTGTTATTTAGGATGATAGCTGTTATGTGGCTAATATGAGTTACTATGACGGGTTGAAATAAATCCCAGGGCGGGGCCCACTATCGTATATTTAGGTTGAAAT includes these proteins:
- the LOC111910378 gene encoding 26S proteasome regulatory subunit 7 homolog A, whose translation is MPTDIEDEIKDEKNPRPLDEDDIALLKTYGLGPYSNSIKKAEKDVKEMAKRINDLCGIKESDTGLATPSQWDLVSDKQMMQEEQPLQVARCTKIINPNTEDAKYVINVKQIAKFVVGLGDKVSPTDIEEGMRVGVDRNKYQIQIPLPPKIDPSVTMMTVEEKPDVTYNDVGGCKEQIEKMREVVELPMLHPEKFVQLGIDPPKGVLCYGPPGTGKTLLARAVANRTDACFIRVIGSELVQKYVGEGARMVRELFQMARSKKACIVFFDEVDAIGGARFDDGAGGDNEVQRTMLEIVNQLDGFDARGNIKVLMATNRPDTLDPALLRPGRLDRKVEFGLPDMESRTQIFKIHTRTMNCERDVRFELLARLCPNSTGADIRSVCTEAGMYAIRARRKTVTEKDFLDAVNKVIKGYQKFSATPKYMVYN